A genome region from Arachis duranensis cultivar V14167 chromosome 6, aradu.V14167.gnm2.J7QH, whole genome shotgun sequence includes the following:
- the LOC107493559 gene encoding peptide methionine sulfoxide reductase B5, whose amino-acid sequence MLWWLNSMDFYWNSVSLMMDYSKEVAFGHYKVLLLLYSIILLLHHLCERNLTCRFLLWLPSSQIEGYWEYNKFYEEGVYNCAGCATPLYKSSTKFDSGYGWPAFFEGLLGAINRSPDPYRRRTEITCAACGGHLGHVFKGEGFKTPTDERHCVNSVSVDAERAYHRNALVILEKLYTEILDSGEHVL is encoded by the exons ATGTTATGGTGGTTGAATTCGATGGACTTTTATTGGAACTCTGTTTCATTGATGATGGATTATTCTAAAGAAGTGGCATTTGGTCATTACAAGGTGCTGCTCTTGCTATATTCTATTATTCTATTACTTCATCATCTCTGCGAGCGCAACCTTACTTGCCGCTTTCTGCTCTGGCTCCCTTCGTCTCAG ATTGAAGGGTACTGGGAATATAACAAGTTCTATGAAGAAGGAGTTTACAACTGTGCTGGGTGTGCAACTCCTCTTTACAAGTCTTCCACTAAATTTGACTCTGGTTATGGTTGGCCTGCTTTCTTTGAGGGTTTACTTGGTGCCATCAATCGCTCA CCAGACCCATATAGGAGGAGGACTGAGATAACTTGTGCAGCATGTGGTGGCCATTTGGGTCATGTTTTCAAAGGAGAGGGGTTCAAGACACCCACTGATGAACGCCATTGTGTTAATAGTGTTTCC GTTGATGCTGAGAGAGCCTATCATCGAAATGCCCTTGTCATTCTAGAGAAACTGTATACTGAG ATCCTGGACAGTGGAGAACATGTTTTGTAG